A single window of Zea mays cultivar B73 chromosome 10, Zm-B73-REFERENCE-NAM-5.0, whole genome shotgun sequence DNA harbors:
- the LOC103642667 gene encoding LOW QUALITY PROTEIN: uncharacterized protein (The sequence of the model RefSeq protein was modified relative to this genomic sequence to represent the inferred CDS: inserted 1 base in 1 codon; deleted 1 base in 1 codon), which yields MASHQPPSPRVDDAAAAEAALRAQEERAARLQTRELALARARDAEREAAEATKERDAVAARIRDALARAAQARAAADPLDEEVNNDDASTIRDDAPDARTREALLLHEAAALINLHAQAVAVQNIRAIIPVLLDVSSTLYTRWRDAFLLAVGKYSLEGHVLTDDYAPFSPDWVRMDCVVKSWIVGTITTELADAVLIRDVSARAAWLAIESQFLGNRETRALFLDAEFRNFRQGDLSITDYCRKFKGMADALDDLGEPVPDRTLVLNVIRGLNERFSSIGLHLRRGRPLPTFLEVRNDLLLEELTLAHHSSTSATALLASGPPKASPNNSKPKQQPHQQSRGKRAGKKGGRSQPNDAAPGGFFSGPSVGGQWPSPVRGQWPSPHNPWSGSIHMWPGPRAPGAPSTPRHDAQQQPPPLPQSLLAGAQGQWSGIQQPLPPWPGSQQPPPLTTQQQWQAPPPGFYSSGAPLPSWDQQALLSDFSTMTLQPPQQREWYFDSGATTHMSSDAGTLSQSTPTQLPCSIIVGNGHSIPVISAGHAALSNSLRLNNVLVAPNLIKNLISVRQFTSDNNCSVEFDPFGCSVKDLLSRKEIVRCDSSGPLYPLRLSASTFHAAVSPSLWHQRLGHPGREVMSKLAHISGISCNKNATTDTLCHACQLGRHTCLPFSVSSSRATKIFQLIHCDLWTSPVLSISGFKYYLVILDDYSHYLWTFPLRLKSDTFATLTHFFSYVHTQFGVPIQGVQCDNGREFDNSSTRAFFLTNGVHLRMSCPYTSPQNGKAERIIRTINDVVRSLLFQASIPPSYWAEALNTTTRLLNILPTKTLRFSTPHQALFGTAPVYDHLRVFGCKCYPNLLATSPHKLAPRSVLCVFLGYSDHHKGYRCLDIHSNKIIISRHVVFDETSFPFAEQSSTPTAEDFEFLLDSHPAVPAPIGSARICLLPAGITPRAAPVAAVSSPCSNDQLLPLPTAAPTPDPGSARTNDAAPAVVADRAPDTQPGPGPRCFDGFVYTRRSAPAPTADATPSPQAPAATTPVAAPAAPTPVAASSPSAAASQLPPGAVPVPPVVNHHRMTTRAKLGFRQPALFHAAQLSPVPRTYRAALADPHWRQAMEEEFSALLGNNTWDLVPRPPAANIVSGKWVFKHKFHADGSLERYKARWVLRGFSQRPGIDFDETFSPVVKPATVRTVLTLALSRNWPVHQLDVKNAFLHGTLSETVYCSQPSGFTDSAHPDFVCRLNRSLYGLKQAPRAWYSRFASFLLSLGFVEAKSDTSLFVYCRGTDLVYLLLYVDDIVLTASSTALLRRIIGTLQQEFSMKDLGELHHFLGMQVQRTPSGMFLSQRQYMVDILTRAGMAECKPCSTPVDVNPKLSGTDGTPVTDPTDFRSLAGALQYLTFTRPDIAYAVQQVCLHMHDPREPHLAALKRILHYVCGTLHLGLLLRPSAQTELVVYSDADWAGCPDTRKSTSGYDVFLGDSLISWSSKRQNTVSRSSAEAEYRAVANAVAEATWLRRLLLELHAPLQRAALVYCDNISTVYMSSNPVQHQRTKHIEIDLHFVREXGCSWYYSCSSRPYHFPWNITLYLIKIYFCMIIIEFFTGIQAFSYSALPIRDTEQFQRIRIKTMTLDGT from the exons ATGGCTAGCCACCAGCCCCCTTCTCCCAGAGTCGACGACGCTGCTGCGGCAGAGgctgctctgcgcgcgcaggaggAGAGGGCTGCTCGTCTTCAAACTCGCGAGCTCGCCCTTGCGCGTGCCCGCGATGCTGAACGCGAGGCGGCTGAGGCCACCAAGGAGCGCGACGCGGTCGCCGCCCGCATCCGCGACGCTCTCGCCCGGGCCGCCCAGGCCCGCGCCGCTGCTGATCCTTTGGACGAGGAGGTCAACAACGACGACGCCTCCACCATTCGTGACGACGCTCCTGACGCTCGCACGCGTGAAGCTCTTCTCCTTCATGAAGCCGCTGCGCTCATCAATCTGCACGCTCAGGCGGTTGCAGTTCAGAACATCAGGGCTATCATTCCCGTCCTCCTCGACGTGTCGTCCACCCTCTACACCCGGTGGCGCGACGCCTTCCTGCTCGCCGTCGGCAAGTACTCCCTGGAAGGCCACGTTCTCACCGACGACTACGCACCCTTCTCTCCAGATTGGGTGCGGATGGATTGCGTCGTCAAGTCTTGGATCGTCGGCACCATCACCACCGAGCTAGCCGACGCCGTTCTCATTCGCGACGTCTCCGCCCGCGCCGCGTGGCTCGCCATAGAATCCCAGTTCCTCGGGAACCGGGAGACTCGAGCTCTCTTCCTCGACGCGGAGTTTCGCAACTTCCGCCAAGGCGATCTCTCCATCACCGACTACTGTCGCAAGTTCAAAGGGATGGCCGATGCCCTCGATGATCTTGGTGAGCCCGTTCCCGACCGCACTCTCGTCCTCAACGTCATCCGCGGCCTCAACGAACGTTTCAGCAGCATCGGTCTTCATCTTCGACGCGGACGACCTCTTCCTACCTTCTTGGAGGTACGAAACGATCTTCTCCTCGAGGAACTTACCTTGGCACATCACTCCTCGACATCGGCCACCGCTCTGCTCGCCTCCGGACCACCTAAGGCGTCGCCGAACAACTCCAAGCCGAAGCAGCAGCCGCACCAGCAGTCACGGGGCAAACGTGCTGGGAAGAAGGGCGGGCGTTCGCAGCCAAACGACGCAGCTCCCGGTGGCTTCTTCTCCGGCCCCTCTGTTGGTGGACAGTGGCCGTCCCCTGTCCGTGGACAGTGGCCGTCCCCCCACAATCCGTGGTCCGGGTCCATCCACATGTGGCCCGGCCCGCGGGCTCCAGGCGCTCCTTCGACTCCTCGCCACGATgctcagcagcagccacccccgCTGCCCCAGTCCCTACTCGCCGGTGCCCAGGGGCAGTGGTCTGGGATCCAGCAGCCACTTCCACCATGGCCTGGGAGCCAGCAACCGCCGCCATTGACTACCCAGCAGCAGTGGcaagctccaccgcctggcttctacAGCTCGGGCGCTCCTCTCCCTTCCTGGGATCAGCAGGCGCTCCTCTCCGACTTCAGCACCATGACACTGCAGCCCCCTCAGCAGCGTGAGTGGTACTTCGACTCGGGCGCCACCACTCACATGTCCTCTGATGCTGGTACTCTCTCCCAGTCCACTCCTACGCAGCTTCCTTGCTCTATTATTGTCGGCAATGGTCATTCCATTCCTGTTAtttctgctggtcatgctgctctttcCAATTCCCTTCGTCTTAACAATGTTCTTGTTGCACCTAATCTCATTAAGAATCTTATTTCTGTGCGCCAGTTCACTTCTGACAATAATTGCTCAGTTGAATTTGACCCTTTTGGCTGCTCTGTGAAGGATCTTCTCTCTCGGAAAGAGATCGTCCGCTGTGACAGCTCCGGTCCTCTCTACCCGCTGCGGCTTTCAGCATCCACCTTTCATGCTGCTGTTTCACCATCGCTCTGGCATCAACGTCTTGGGCATCCAGGTCGCGAAGTCATGTCCAAACTAGCACACATTTCGGGGATTTCTTGTAATAAGAATGCTACTACTGATACTTTGTGTCATGCATGTCAGTTAGGTCGTCATACTTGTCTTCCTTTTAGTGTGTCATCATCCCGTGCCACTAAAATTTTCCAGTTAATTCACTGTGACCTATGGACTTCTCCTGTGTTGAGTATTTCTGGTTTCAAATATTATCTGGTTATACTTGATGATTACTCACATTACCTATGGACTTTCCCCCTACGCCTTAAGTCTGACACATTTGCCACTCTTACTCATTTCTTCTCCTATGTGCATACTCAGTTTGGCGTCCCCATTCAAGGTGTTCAGTGCGATAACGGTCGTGAGTTTGACAACTCTAGTACCCGCGCTTTCTTCCTCACCAATGGTGTCCATCTCCGGATGTCATGCCCCTATACTTCGCCTCAGAACGGCAAAGCCGAACGCATCATTCGCACCATTAATGACGTTGTTCGCTCCCTTCTTTTTCAGGCCAGCATTCCCCCGTCTTACTGGGCTGAGGCACTCAACACCACTACTCGTCTTCTCAACATTTTGCCAACCAAGACACTTCGTTTTTCCACCCCTCACCAAGCCCTCTTCGGTACAGCTCCAGTCTATGACCATCTTCGTGTCTTTGGTTGCAAATGCTATCCTAACTTGTTAGCCACTTCCCCCCACAAACTTGCTCCTCGTTCTGTTTTGTGTGTCTTCCTTGGTTATTCTGATCATCACAAAGGATATCGATGCCTCGATATTCACtccaacaagatcatcatatctcGACACGTAGTCTTTGATGAGACTTCTTTTCCCTTTGCCGAACAGTCATCCACACCCACTGCCGAGGATTTCGAGTTTCTCTTAGATTCTCACCCTGCCGTGCCTGCTCCTATTGGATCAGCACGTATCTGTCTCCTTCCTGCAGGTATAACA CCACGTGCGGCCCCTGTAGCAGCAGTCAGCAGTCCGTGCTCCAACGACCAGCTGCTGCCCCTGCCTACCGCCGCACCTACACCTGATCCTGGCTCCGCCCGGACAAACGACGCTGCACCTGCAGTCGTTGCCGACCGCGCCCCGGATACCCAGCCGGGTCCCGGCCCTCGATGCTTCGACGGATTCGTCTACACTCGTCGTTCTGCGCCAGCTCCGACTGCTGATGCTACTCCTTCACCGCAGGCGCCCGCTGCAACAACGCCCGTTGCTGCACCCGCTGCACCGACGCCTGTTGCTGCTTCTTCGCCTTCAGCAGCCGCATCTCAGCTCCCACCCGGCGCTGTTCCTGTTCCCCCAGTCGTCAACCATCACCGCATGACTACTCGAGCAAAACTGGGGTTTCGACAGCCAGCTCTATTTCACGCAGCACAACTCTCACCTGTGCCACGGACCTATCGAGCTGCTCTTGCTGATCCTCACTGGCGCCAGGCCATGGAAGAGGAGTTCTCGGCTCTCTTGGGGAACAACACTTGGGATCTTGTTCCTCGTCCTCCGGCTGCCAATATTGTCTCCGGCAAGTGGGTTTTCAAGCACAAGTTCCATGCTGATGGTTCTCTTGAGAGGTACAAGGCTCGTTGGGTTCTTCGAGGTTTCTCACAGCGTCCTGGCATTGATTTTGACGAGACCTTCAGTCCGGTTGTGAAGCCTGCTACAGTGCGCACTGTGTTGACTCTTGCACTGTCTCGCAACTGGCCTGTTcatcagctcgacgtcaagaatgcaTTTCTTCATGGCACTCTGTCAGAAACAGTATATTGCTCCCAGCCTTCTGGTTTTACAGATTCAGCTCACCCCGACTTCGTATGCCGGTTGAATCGTTCTTTATATGGTCTCAAACAGGCGCCCCGCGCCTGGTACAGCCGGTTTGCCTCGTTTCTGCTCTCACTTGGTTTTGTGGAGGCTAAATCTGACACATCTCTGTTTGTCTACTGTCGCGGCACTGACTTGGTGTATCTCCTgctctatgttgatgacattgtgCTCACAGCCTCATCCACAGCCCTCCTACGGCGCATCATTG GAACTCTTCAGCAGGAGTTTTCCATGAAGGATCTCGGCGAGCTTCATCACTTTTTGGGGATGCAGGTTCAGCGCACTCCGAGTGGCATGTTCCTCTCTCAGCGGCAGTACATGGTTGACATTCTGACTCGCGCTGGCATGGCCGAATGCAAGCCTTGCTCCACTCCTGTCGATGTAAATCCCAAGCTCTCAGGCACAGATGGTACTCCAGTCACTGATCCTACGGATTTTCGCAGTTTGGCAGGGGCTCTCCAGTACCTGACTTTCACTCGACCAGATATTGCTTATGCTGTTCAGCAGGTCTGCCTTCATATGCATGATCCCCGCGAGCCCCACCTCGCTGCTCTGAAACGGATTCTTCATTATGTTTGTGGCACTCTCCACCTCGGATTGTTACTTCGCCCCTCTGCGCAAACTGAGTTGGTGGTCTACtctgatgctgattgggctgGTTGTCCAGATACACGCAAGTCTACCTCGGGCTACGATGTGTTCCTAGGAGACAGTCTTATCTCCTGGTCTTCCAAGCGACAGAACACTGTCTCCCGCTCCAGTGCCGAGGCTGAATATCGTGCTGTCGCTAACGCTGTTGCCGAAGCTACCTGGTTGCGCCGGCTTCTTCTAGAGCTGCATGCTCCTCTGCAGCGCGCTGCATTGGTTTACTGTGACAACATCAGCACTGTCTACATGTCCTCTAATCCGgttcagcatcagcgcacgaagcacatTGAGATTGATCTTCACTTTGTCCGCG CGGGTTGCTCTTGGTACTATTCGTGTTCTTCACGTCCCTACCACTTCCCA TGGAATATAACCTTGTATCTGATAAAAATTTACTTCTGCATGATTATTATTGAGTTCTTCACTGGGATTCAG GCATTCTCCTACTCTGCTTTGCCCATCAGAGATACAGAACAATTTCAAAGAATAAGGATAAAAACCATGACTCTAGATGGAACATAA